The Gopherus evgoodei ecotype Sinaloan lineage chromosome 4, rGopEvg1_v1.p, whole genome shotgun sequence nucleotide sequence ggtaaacagtgaggtggcaaagtttgcatatgatactaacctgttcaagatagttaagaccagagcagactgtgaagaacttcaaaaagatctcgcagaactaagtgattgggcaacaaaatggcaaatgaaatttaatgtggataaatgtaaaggaattcacactggaaaaaaaaaccaactatacatacaatatgcacaatatgatgggggctaatttagctacaactaatcaggagaaagatcttggagtcatcagggatagttctctgaagacatccacgcagtgtgcagcggcagtcaaaaaagcaaacaagatgttaggaatcattaaaaaaggataGACACTAAGACAGAGAATATGTTatttcccttatataaatccatggtatgcccacgtcttgaatactgtgtacagatgtggtctcctcaactTGGGTGAAGGACAtttggtcccagtgacttgttaaatGTATCAATTAGTtcaaaaacctcctctagtgacactcaAAAAGGatgtactggcattagaaaaggttcatactgggggtttggaatgggtcccatatgagaagagattaaaaaggctaggacttttcagcttggaaaagaggagactaaggaaggatgtgatagagatatataaaattatgagtggtttgaagaaagtgaataaggaaaagttatttgcttgttctcataatataaaaactaggggccaccaaatgaaattaatggacagcacctttaaaacaaataaaaggaagtttttcttcacacagcacacagtcagcctgctgaactccttgcctgaagacgatgtgaaggctaggattataacatggagaactggataaattcatgaagattaaatccattaatggctattagccagggtgggtaaggaatggtgtccttagccctgtttgtcagagggtggagatggatggcaggagaaagatcacctgatcattacctgttaggttcactcactccagggcacctggcattggccactgtcagtagacaggatactgggctagatggacctttggtctgacccagtacagccattcttatgttctcatgttcttatgagTATTGTTCATTAttatattgttattattattaatttgtttgtATTCCAACAAGGTCTGCAGGGCCTAATTGAGATCAGTGGACAAAACCTGAGGAAGTCTCACAGGTCCAGAAAGTGAGAATGATTTTATAAACGGGTGGCTAGGGACATTCACCTAGAGGATGAGATGTTCAACTTCACGTCTCAGCATATCAGGTGTCAGTTCTAAAGGGTTTtttgtgacccaacccatcacacagaGTTTAGGAATAAAATTAGGAATAAAATTGCTAAacaatgtgtgtgggggtgggaatgCTAGGACAAGAACTGATGGActtcaattgcagcaagggcagtttaggctgaatattaggaaaaacatctcAACAATGAGGGTAGTGAAGTACTGGAATAACtcgcctagggaggctgtggaatctccactactggagatttttaagagcaggttaaacaaacatctATCCGGGATGGTTTAGGTAATACTCAGTTGTGCTGTTAGTGCAAGGGATTGGaatagatgacttcttgaggtcccttccagtcctatgaatctatgatctgACAAGGAACCCTCCCtgcactgggaggaggggggatgcCAGCCTGAGCACTGGGCGGGGCAAGGGACACACACCTGCCTACACATGATATTCAGCTCCACTGTACcccccccacatgcacacacagagtgcCCAATGCACACTAAATGCACACACATGCAGTGACCACTgcacaccaaacacacacacacacacacacatacacacacagagttcccactatacacacacacagcctgacaCTGAGCTCGGTCAGAATGCAGAATAATACAGAATAATCTCTACTGGGAAGCCGGGACAGCTGGAATATTTCCAACTTGCCTGAACAAAAAAAGGACTGAAGGGGATTCTGCTGCTCTGGCAGGGAGATAGGACTAGATTTCCCAACTGGTCTTTTCCATCGGCAGCTTCTCTGAGGCCTggtttatgtttaaaaaatagaTCAACAGATCTCCGTCATATAGGGGGCGAGgggaatttttcacaccctgtgCTACCACCTCCTGGAGATGTGGATTTACTGCATCGAAGGAAAAACTCTTCCATCAATGTGGAAAGCATCTATACTATGGCACTGCTACACACCATAGCTGAGTCAATGTAATGGCTTTAGTATAGAccacgggtaggcaacctatgacacatatgccaaaggcggcatgcgagctgattttcagtgaaacTCACAtggcccgggtcctggccactggtctggggggctctacattttaatttaattttaaatgaaatttcttaaatattttaaaaactttatttactttacatacaatagtttagttgtatattatagacatagaaagagatcttctaaaaacgttaaaatgtattactgacatgcgaaactttaaattagagtgaataaatgaagacttggcacaccacttctgaaaggttgccgatccctggaatAGATATTCCCTGAATCGATGAGGGAGTTTTCCCTTTCCTGATAAAgctatttctctctccttttccaatCACTCTTCACTCTCCCTTGTAAAGCTCTTTCCTTCTTTTGATAGGTAAATATGTtcagaaaagttgaaatttctccTCTCGGGAtaattccttccttcccctcccatgaACAGCTCACTGTCATTTCAATTAAAGGCTGAAGTGCTCTAAAACTGACTTGTTTGCCCATGACTTGGTGGTACCtctttgtttttcctcccttcaCTTACAATGAGTTGAAGACGGAAGCAGTACTTGCTCAGAAACATAAAATCAGAAGCGTAAAGTCAGAGTCGAATCTTTCCCTGTTTGCTCACCACACCTACGTTTCCCTCAATACCTCTGGAGCTGCGTCCTGGGATGACTTTGAGACTTGATCCCGGGAACATCTTTGCTCCCAGCAGAACAAATGTGCACAGCACATGCAATTAATTTTGTTGCCGTGTCTTTCCTTGTGGAAATGGAACACAGGGGGCCAGAGAATCAGCTTGTTTGGATCACTGTCTCTCCCATGAGGTCTTTTGAATATGATACGAAACAGAAGTGACTATTCCACTTCATATGTTTGTCAGCTctcctaaaatattttaaagtaattttccaGGGTTGGGACACAAAAGTATCTAGAAATGGGTGAAATTCTTCTGGAGTAATAATTTACTGTAAAAAACAATGCTGACCTGAAACTATTCACAAATGTGTTACAAAGTCTCCTAGTAGCCTTGTCCCAAAACAATGTTTGTGTGAGAGTTAGATTTAGGCACCAATGGCAAAGCAGCCACCAGTAGGAGGTGGTGATGCTCCCTCTTTTTGTAATTTTTAGCTCAATAGTTAGGGTTTTCACTGGTGAGGTGTGAGattcaggttcaattcccccttctgCCCAGTGCTGGGCAAAGATGTGCACTTGGGTTTCCTGTATTTACAGAAAGCATCCCAGCCACTGAGTGATGTGCTATTCCAGTCAGGGTtgctctcaatctctcctttCCAAGTTGTTCTACGGTAGATGACTAATTAAATAACCACTGGAACAGAAACATAAAGTTGAGCATGTTGGTGCCCTGAACTACTTGTCTATAGAGTTTTCTCTCTTTCTGGCCTTGTGATTCTTCCTGTCTTTTATCCACAATGCAACAGCTTCAACTGGCGAGACTGAGGCCATATCTACGCTAATGACTAAATCAGGATTACTACGATAGATGAAACGATGTTCATTGAGCTTGTCTGGAGAAGACATGCTAAATCAATGGGAGCGTTCACACCTGTTGAAGTCTGTACTCCAGCTCCCTCAGACACTATGTTCCATCATGGATCTTTCTCAGGGCTGGGCTACACTAACGCAGTCGGATGACGTATGATACACTCCTTCAGTTATGTAACTCTTCTGGTGACATAGTATGGTGTGGCACCGCTGTAAATCAGACTAACTTAGTCAACTTGAAGTAGCGCAACTGAGATCAATTTACAGCTGTAGAGTAGACCAGACCTGAGAACAATGCAGGACAGAACAGAGCCCATTCGTAACTTCTCCCCATCAGACAGAGGGGGAATTgacctggatctcccacatcccacggGAGTGACCTAATGACTCAGTTAAAATCTACAAGAGAAGCAGCACCATTACCGCCTCTTCCATTCCTTCCATTTTGTCCATGAGGCCCTACATTGTCTTTGCTTTTACATCAAAACGTATCcaggaaggaaaggaaatgttCCATTTGTGGTCATGCTAAATATTTCCTTCGATCCTACAGGACATTTTTGTCAATGTTTTATATTTGTCAAACATTTAGGGAATTTTCAGATTTAGTTTAGGTTGAACTGaatttgtttttcaattttttgtaaCCACTCATGAACTCAACAATCAGCTATTGGCCCAGCTCTATCCATTTCTCACTCACAGTAACCAGAGCTGTACAATTCCCAGAATCCCTATTCTTCAGACTCCATTGTACTTTCCTGCAGaatggtgacagtgactgtgaaatactcagggagattagagaggctattaaataaataaaataattaaaaaccctcaataataataataggggattttaattatccccatattgCCTGGGTACATGTCTCATCAGGatgagatgcagagataaagtttcttgacactttaaatgactgcctcttggtgcagctggtcctggaacccacaagaggagagaaaattcttgatttagtcataAGTGAAGCATAACCTGGTAACCTGTTCCTGTGGTATAAACATCTAGTGTCTGATATGACTTTTTCTTTCTGGCTCATTTATATGGTAGAGAAAACTCAAGCTTTCCATATTGTTTTGTATTCAGTTCAGTGCAGATTCTCACAGAGAATGCGCACACACCATGCTCTGTTTTGGAAATGTTACCCTTGTTCTTACTTTATTTGTTGGTCCCTTAACTTAAAATAAAGGCCATTGTGATGGAAATCACCTTTCTCCTCCACACGCATGGATACAAACCAGGCAACAATCTCTACAACAACCCCACAGGGGACATAAAGGGCTGCAGAGGATCAGGAGAGTGTGCAAAACGCCCTTGGTTCAGCCACTGAAATCACACACTTCATACTTGCAACTGcataacaaaaccaaacccactaCCAAGAGGGAGATAGATTAGATGCCCCGCTCTTCTTTCCCACTACAAATAGGTCTGTGCTTTTGAAGCACATTACCTGTAttcacacatgtgaaacagatgCCTCCTGGAATTTTGCTGGGGTAATCACCTAATAAAGCCCTGATTTTAGGTGGGGGCTCCAGGCCATGTTGGGATACAAacagattaataataataacaatacagaaatgaacaATAGCCCAAAGGGCTCTGTAAAATTACATTGCAATGGGCTGGGAATTGAATTCACCTGTTTCCACTCCCCATCACTAAATCAGTACTGAGTTAAATGGATTCAAAAATTGGAGTTTATTCATTGCTCTCCTCAGGGCATCCTTCACCTCagtgttcctcaggctgtagatgagggggttcaACATGGGGATCACTAGCGTATAAAACAGTGAGTCTACTTTGTCTGTGTCCATGGAATAGCTGGAGATGGGATGTAAATAGGTGAAGAATTGGGTGCCATAAAACAGGACCACCACAGTCAAGTGGacagagcaggtggagaaggctttgcgCTGGCCCTCGGTGGGGCGGAtcttcaggatggtggagatgatatagACATAAGAGAGGAGCACAGTCACAAAACTGTCCACTGTAAAGAGGCAGGTGAAAACAAACATCACAATCTCCTTGATGCGGGTGTCAGAGCAGGAGAGAGACAACAGTGCagggatgtcacagaagaaatgattgtTGATGTTGGAGCTGCAGAATGACAGATGAAATATAAAACTCGTGTATATCACTGAATCCACCATCCCCACAGCAAACACCCCAGCCACCAGCTGTTTACAAAGATGCCTGGACATGGTGACTGTATAGAGCAGTGGGTTACAGATGGCCACATAACGATCATACGCCATCACCACCAGCAAGAGGCTCTCAGCATCTGCAAAAGCGATAGAGAGAGACATTTGCACAGCACAGGCAGTGTAAGAAATGCTTTTCCTCTCGGCTAAGAAATTCAGCAGCAACTTAGGCGAAATTATCGAGGATAAGCAAAGGTCATAGAAAGACAAAATActgaggaaaaagtacatgggggtcTGGAGCTGTGGATCACTCATGATTAACAAGATCATCCCCCCATTCCTCACCAGGGTGATACCATAAATCAGTAGGAACATCACAAAGAGGGGAACCTGCAGCTCCGGACGATCTGTCAGTCCTGAGAGAATGAACTCAGTCGCCTCCGAGTGATTTCCCTTTTCCATCACCTCTGAACACAGATCAGGCAGCTACAGAGATGTGGGCAGGTGGATGGTGCGGAAAGCCTGTTCCTTCTCTGTAATGAAGTGAGTGAAAATAAACAGAGATCAATTTCTTAATGCATATCAGAGAAGGGCTTAGTTCACAGAGCCAAATGTTCACAGCTGGTCATTCCAGGTGTTCAATAAGTTGCACACACTGTGCATATACAATAACACGCAGGTTAATCATGCCCCGCATACAAACACTCCTGTTCACTAATCCAAACAGAAAACAGTGTCTTGTGACTGTGCTGTGAGGGAATCAGTCTGAAGAGATTATTCCTTAGCTAAAGAAAGGGTCCACATGTTGGTGTGACTGTCATTCAGGACAATCGCACGTACCtgctgcaaagagagagagagacagagatgtgGTGGCGTTTCTCCAGTGACAGAAACTGCCAGTTTGGAGCATTTGGGAAGTTTTATACTGAGATGTGTAATCTGTGGCACATGATTCCTGAAGCAATACCTGAGATTAAAGAGCCATAACACCTAATTAAGGCATTCACTGAGCCAAAGCCACCCTCAGTGTAATTGGTGCCCTAGGGATTAATTTGACCTACTCTTCCTTACTGTGTTCTGAAATGATGCAATTTCTACCAGAGTTACAGAGTATTAGGTTAGGGGTATATTTCATCCTGCTGTTTTCAGTGCATGTTGGGTAGAACGGATGCACAAagggttttggatttttttgttatGGAGACTGAATTCTTTTTCTAAGAACTTAATATTTTGACTCGGAAATACCATGGTTGGGGCCTCAGATACCACACATCACCAATCTCTTCCATGGACCAGGCTCCCAGGCTAGACTACATCCCCCATGATGCATGATGGTCTCTCCTCTTGCTGAACTGACCTGGAACTTCACCAGAGTCCCACAGCcatggtttggggaggaggggagtttggTTTTTTTGATGGAAAGCAGATAATTTGCaggggaaaaataattttatgGAAAAAATAGTTGATTGAAAATCCAATTTCCCATAAAAAAGACTTCcgaagaaaaacattcaatcagCCTTAGCAACAAATTTGGTTTCAAAGGAACAGAAAGTTAGATATAGGTGAAATGTACTAATTGTTTGCAGCTGTAGCTGTTATCTTCTGAGTAATTCCTGGTTTCAGAATCACCTCATTGTCCTGGGACCAAGAAATGGAACATAAAATCTATAAGACATGTAAGAGTACTCTAGATTATGTAGCTATTAATAGGATGCCAATCACCATGATATCCTATGTCCTTCCTTTgcgtattggaacatctctgagggtgagatttacctgcatttagtttttactgtattaggcttagacttgcatgttctattttattctgtt carries:
- the LOC115651224 gene encoding olfactory receptor 146-like, with translation MEKGNHSEATEFILSGLTDRPELQVPLFVMFLLIYGITLVRNGGMILLIMSDPQLQTPMYFFLSILSFYDLCLSSIISPKLLLNFLAERKSISYTACAVQMSLSIAFADAESLLLVVMAYDRYVAICNPLLYTVTMSRHLCKQLVAGVFAVGMVDSVIYTSFIFHLSFCSSNINNHFFCDIPALLSLSCSDTRIKEIVMFVFTCLFTVDSFVTVLLSYVYIISTILKIRPTEGQRKAFSTCSVHLTVVVLFYGTQFFTYLHPISSYSMDTDKVDSLFYTLVIPMLNPLIYSLRNTEVKDALRRAMNKLQFLNPFNSVLI